The proteins below are encoded in one region of Coffea arabica cultivar ET-39 chromosome 4c, Coffea Arabica ET-39 HiFi, whole genome shotgun sequence:
- the LOC140004706 gene encoding uncharacterized protein has product MAHEKWGGQPFAVAEGVEFMSFLEEARVFDVGFSGPSFTWCNNRRGRARVSKRLDRLLVNGKCLDFSTAIFVVYLARHPSDHAPLKISFASRIDNKPRPFQFLNVWTTKPDLLENKQCFGNVFDAVRETEHAVQRAEEAVDHDDSEAGQVELRKAQAELRYALSIEEQYWSQKARVKWL; this is encoded by the exons ATGGCTCATGAAAAATGGGGAGGCCAACCGTTTGCTGTAGCTGAGGGGGTGGAGTTTATGTCCTTCTTGGAGGAGGCTAGGGTTTTTGATGTGGGCTTTTCAGGGCCTAGCTTCACGTGGTGTAATAATCGGAGAGGTAGAGCTAGAGTTTCAAAGAGACTGGACAGGCTGTTAGTCAATGGGAAatgtttggatttttctacagCCATCTTTGTTGTTTACTTGGCGAGACATCCCTCGGACCATGCGCCGTTGAAGATTTCGTTTGCATCTCGGATTGACAATAAGCCAAGGCCTTTCCAATTCTTGAATGTCTGGACAACTAAACCAGACCTTTTGGAG AACAAGCAATGTTTTGGAAATGTGTTCGATGCTGTTCGTGAGACGGAGCATGCGGTACAAAGGGCTGAGGAGGCTGTGGATCATGATGATTCGGAAGCGGGTCAAGTTGAACTCAGGAAGGCTCAAGCGGAGCTACGTTATGCTTTGTCTATTGAAGAGCAGTACTGGAGTCAAAAGGCACGAGTTAAATGGCTTTGA